A region of the Granulicella aggregans genome:
GCCGGACCGGATCTTCGAGATGATCGGCGGCATGAACGGGCTCGACGCCCTCGAAGAGAATTGCGACGTCTTGATCGACCTGGCGACCTACGTTCAGCGTTGGTACCCGGATGCGCTCCAACTCTCCGAAGAGTTGCGCCTGAATGCGCGAGAGATCAAGTGGCATATCGGCCGGCTTCGTGGAGCTTCGGCGACCGGCCACCTGCGGGAGCAGTTTCCCGTCTATGCGCAGCGCGCAGTCGCTACGTACTACCTGATGACGCGGAGCCTGCTGGTGTTATACGAAGGCGTAAAGCTGCCTGAGCTTGCTGAGCTGCAGCAGGCGCTCTAGCCAGGTTGAGTCAGTTGGTGCGACGGATGACGGCCGCGACCACCGTTCCAACCACTTCAATGTCCTTCCGATATCGCCAGCGCCGGTTGGACTCGAACGAGAGCGCGTGCGGTATGACGGTGAGCCAATCGGACTCCTTGTCCAGCTCGCAGAATCCGGAGACGTATCCTTCGCGCGTCATGAGGAAGTAGATGGGGCGGTCGAACTCGTGGTTCCATTCGCGACGGGTAGCGATGGAGCGCTTCTGCGTGTCTATGAGAACGATGGAGCCGGCGCGGATCATGGGTTCAAGGGTGCGGTCTTGTCTCCCGATGACGGCGCGACGGTAATGGCTGGGAAGCAGGCCTTGCTCCGCAGGCAGGAGCGCAGTCGCTTCCGCGGGAGCCTCGGTGACCAGGGTATCGGGCAGCCAGACCTTCGCATAAGCGTCGAGATTGCCTTCCGCAAGAAGGGTCGCATTGGGGACGGAGAGGTCCTCTGACGGCGTAAACGCTGCGTCCGGCGTGGGGCACATGCCAAGCATCTGGTCGGGCGTGAGGCTGTAGATATTGGCGAGGACGATGAGCTTGGTTGCGGAGAGACCGCGATTCTCGCGTTCCACGCGATCCAGCCAGCTGGCAGAGATCCGGTAGGCTGGGTTCCCCCACTGCTGTGCAAGGCGCAGCGTACGCTGTTCAACTTCTCTCAGTGTGAGCTTCCAGGCGAGGCGTGCTGCCCGAAGTTTGCCACCGATACCTTCCATGGATTTCTGTCCCTATGCTCTGTGTAAGTAGAGGCGAACGGCCTGAAAAGGAAGACGACGGCTCCGTGTCGAACGAGGTTTGCGCTTTAATTGTCATGCTATACCACGGCAGCCGCTTGTTGCGGATAAGCAACAAGAACCTGCGAGGGGCCGATATGTAGTGCTGAATAAAGCTGATATCCGCCGCGATTTGGCGGTAAATCCTGCCGCTCGATATTGCAAATTGTGTAAACGCAACAAGGATGGAAGCAAAGTTCGTATCCTCAGCGAAGTGGGAGACGATCTGTTCTCGCAGCCGGTTCGAAGATCCAGGGTGCGAGAGCATAGCGGAGGAGGAATGGAACGACAGGCGGCCTCGCAGTGTCTCTGCCTGGCGTTCCGCTGCTCCCTTCCCCGGGATCGGCGGACGGGGTGTGTAGGGACGCTGGGCTGACTGGGCGACGCGATCGGGCGTAACGCCGTCGCACAGTCAGACAGCGTATCTCGAGGCGTGTCCAAGACAGTCAATGTGCCTTTGCGATCACGCCCTCACCTTCACCTGCGCGAAGAGAGGCGACTAGATCCAAACCTTCGATTCGATGACGGCTCCCGATTTTTTACGACTGCCGGTGGTAGCGGTTATGCCGGCACCAGCGTTAGGGTTGATGATCGCAGGAGACGAAGGTGCGGCGGTTTTGGCGGACTGGCGGTTCGGCTTCGCAGTGTTGTTCGTCGATCCTGGCGCGTAGTCGATGTCTTCGCGTCCCGGATACTCCTGCGGAGGCGGGACGCGGTTCATGCGCGCGTAGTTTGGAATCGCAACCATGGGGGAGCCGTCCTTCCACTTGCCGGTCATCACCATGATTCCACCCAGCAGGTCGGGCTTCCACTCCATCGATAGGGGAGCGTCGCCAAGCTCGCGTTCGATCTCCTGGTTGTCCGAGGTCTCGACGTTATAGACGAGCGGGCCGTACTTAAGGGCAACGGTGCCGAGATCGGCCTTGACGCGATCGTCAGCCACCACGCGCTGCGGTTCCATGGGAAGCTCAAGCTCGATCGTGTCGCCTGCCTTCCACTCACGCGTCACGACCGCGTAGCCTTTTTCGATATGCGGAGTGATCTGCTTGCCGTTGACTGCGAAGCTTTTCACGCCACGGATCGCAGGTGTCTCCGTATAAAGTTTGCTCGTCTTACGGTTTGGAATGCGCACGAAGACGGTAAACGTGGCCGGCTTCTCTGGATTGACCGTGATGCCGATCGCACCCTTCCACGGATACTCCGTCTTCTGCACCATCTCCACGCTCGTGCCGGCGATCTCGCCGACGCGAATGCGGCTGCCGACGAACATGTTCACGTAAACGCCCTGCTTGCTCTTGACGTAGGACCACGTTGGCATCATCAACAGCGTGCGTGGGATGTTGCCCACACAGCAGGGGCAAGTGTGCCACTTTGCGCGCTGCGTGTTGACCAGGGGATTGGTGTAGCAGAAGCTCTTGCCATCGAGCGCGACCCCGCCCAGAAGAGCGTTGTACATCGTCTGCTCGTAGAGGTCGGCGTACTTTGCGTCGTGATAGGCGAGGTTCAACTTGTACTGGAAGAAGACGAGGCCGCAGCTCGAGCAGGACTCGCAATACGCCTCGTTCCGGAGGGAGTAGTTCGGCCCGAAGCCCTCCGATGTCTCGCCGCTCCCGATGCCGCCAGTCAGATAGTATTTTCGGTTCACCATGTTGTCCCACAGAGACAAGACCGCACCCTGGTAGTCTTTGTCGCCGGTCTCGGCGGCGACGTCGGCCATGCCGGAGTAAAAGTACGTCGCGCGCACCGCGTGGCCCACGGCCTCGTACTGCTGTCCCGGAGGAAGATGGCTCTGGTCGTACTCGGAGCCGCCACGACGTGAGTCGAGTAGGAACTTCGCGAGAGCGATGTAAGCGTCTCCGCGATGATTGCCTTCCTGGTCGTTGACGAAGCGTCCGAAGCGCACCAGTGCCTGCTCCATCTCCTGGTGGCCGTCGAACCAGTCCTTCTTGCCCGGCCCAAGATTCGCGACCCAGCAATCGGCAAGCTTCTTCGCGGCGTTGTAGAGCCGCAGATCCTTGCCGTCGGTCAAGGTGTAGTGATTGATCGCCGACTCGATGAAGTAGCCCGACACGTAGCCTTCGTGGTTGCCGCGATGATCGGGCGACCAGCGCTCCGGCCATTTGCTGCGATCAGTCAGAGTGAAGGCAGTCTGTAGATAGCCATCGGACATCTGCGCGCCAAGGATGATTGGTATCCAGCGCTCCAGTGTCGTGCTCATTCTTTGTTGCGCCGCGAGGATATCCTGATCCCCCCGGGCATCGACCATCAGTGCGATGCACATCGACTCTACGGTCTGATGTACCCAGGCGTTTGAGAAGACATAGCCCTTGTGCGGAGCATGGGCCTCGCCACGATTCGCCTTCCCCGCCTCGATGAAGTTATCGATTCCGCCATCGCCCTTGTTCGTGGGGATGTCTGTACGTTCGCAGTGGTCGATGCAGTGGGGAATCCAGTCGACGATCAATATCTTTGCCCGCGCTCCCCAGAGCGGGCTGTCGATGCTGTATTTGCGCGTGTAGACGACGTCGAGGCGGTCTGCTGGCGGCGGAGCTTCTGCATGGACACGGACGGTCGCCTTCGGCTCGCTGCCTCCGCCTGAACCCATCAACGCCAGGACATAATCTCCTGGAGCGGAGAACTTCGCCGTCGTGACTGGTGCCGTTGCCTTGGC
Encoded here:
- a CDS encoding glycoside hydrolase family 127 protein, which translates into the protein MLRNKDREEIIQTVSNTSHGSIDRPHSAEPSHLVGRRSFLAGVAGTAMLAHGGATNAFAQASASRVNLAKIATPSSLVTTSENRISAVNDGQTPSNSRDRSNSLYALRKESADEAAPWIDYQWSAPVAIDAVDIYWAIDAPRAKGLPGTEWARLVAPTSYEILYWNGSDYVPVENAKGLGTAADQFNTTSFNEIKTDRLRLQVNPEVEKPAGVLEWRVYNAGPVPVLPPVIHAGIDRSVMIGGQTYLSGKAIWLEDRPENVARWSKVSGPGTVTFAKATAPVTTAKFSAPGDYVLALMGSGGGSEPKATVRVHAEAPPPADRLDVVYTRKYSIDSPLWGARAKILIVDWIPHCIDHCERTDIPTNKGDGGIDNFIEAGKANRGEAHAPHKGYVFSNAWVHQTVESMCIALMVDARGDQDILAAQQRMSTTLERWIPIILGAQMSDGYLQTAFTLTDRSKWPERWSPDHRGNHEGYVSGYFIESAINHYTLTDGKDLRLYNAAKKLADCWVANLGPGKKDWFDGHQEMEQALVRFGRFVNDQEGNHRGDAYIALAKFLLDSRRGGSEYDQSHLPPGQQYEAVGHAVRATYFYSGMADVAAETGDKDYQGAVLSLWDNMVNRKYYLTGGIGSGETSEGFGPNYSLRNEAYCESCSSCGLVFFQYKLNLAYHDAKYADLYEQTMYNALLGGVALDGKSFCYTNPLVNTQRAKWHTCPCCVGNIPRTLLMMPTWSYVKSKQGVYVNMFVGSRIRVGEIAGTSVEMVQKTEYPWKGAIGITVNPEKPATFTVFVRIPNRKTSKLYTETPAIRGVKSFAVNGKQITPHIEKGYAVVTREWKAGDTIELELPMEPQRVVADDRVKADLGTVALKYGPLVYNVETSDNQEIERELGDAPLSMEWKPDLLGGIMVMTGKWKDGSPMVAIPNYARMNRVPPPQEYPGREDIDYAPGSTNNTAKPNRQSAKTAAPSSPAIINPNAGAGITATTGSRKKSGAVIESKVWI
- a CDS encoding helix-turn-helix domain-containing protein gives rise to the protein MEGIGGKLRAARLAWKLTLREVEQRTLRLAQQWGNPAYRISASWLDRVERENRGLSATKLIVLANIYSLTPDQMLGMCPTPDAAFTPSEDLSVPNATLLAEGNLDAYAKVWLPDTLVTEAPAEATALLPAEQGLLPSHYRRAVIGRQDRTLEPMIRAGSIVLIDTQKRSIATRREWNHEFDRPIYFLMTREGYVSGFCELDKESDWLTVIPHALSFESNRRWRYRKDIEVVGTVVAAVIRRTN